Below is a genomic region from Sander vitreus isolate 19-12246 chromosome 15, sanVit1, whole genome shotgun sequence.
CTTACGAAACTGGTGTTAGAACAGAGCAGTTTGTTCCTGGACTGTCCCACTGCAGAGGCGCTCAGGGCCAGAGGCGTCCGAACCAGGCAAGGGGCCCGAGGAGAGGAGGCAGATCCAGACCACAACACTGGAGAGCCGCCCCCATCACACAGCACCTGGATAAGCTGTCTCTGTCCTCCGACTGCACTGAAGGACGAATAAATGCCAAAGCTCAGGGTAACCATGGCCAACAGATGCAAGTAAATGCAGAGTTATGTCAGTCTAAGACAGGCAGGGGTGTCTACTCAGAGCAACAACAGACCCTGGTGTCTCCAGATGACCAGCCAGCGTGCCAGGCAGCCTTGGAAACTGAATGTCTAAAAGATGCTGCAGACTCTGCAGGTGGTCATGGTCACCGTGGAAGGAGAAGGGGTCCTCACAGATCTGTCCCAGACACTGGGGCCCCTGGGCGTTATTACTGGGATGGGCGAGCTTCAAGAAGCAGGGGAGGGTCCAATAACCTGTACAGCAGAGTAGGGGGTCCCCGCCGGGGTAACGGCAGGGGCTTCCAACACAAggtggtggagagagagagggctagAGACGAGGTGCTATGACAAAGGGCAACAGGAGGGCCAAtgaccaaatgtgtgtgtgcctccatTATCAGTTTGTGTAGATTAAAGCCCTGCACCAGAAACATTCAGTGTAGAATCCTTTCCTCCTGTACATTGCCGTTATTCTGGTCTCTGGTATGCACTTTTAAGCACACTGATATTAGATACAGATGGttgttgctttttgttgtgGTGCAATATGACTTAAAAAACTACAAATTAAATGTTCTGTGGATGTCAGTATGTTACAGCATGTCTTTATTtcctgattttattttaaaggttcATTCCAGTTCAGTTACACCAACTTGCAGCTTTAAAATATTTCTTTGTTTACAATGATGCTGTAATTTGAAGCAACTGAAATTTAGCAGGAAATGTTTTGTTGGCCAGAGTGGTCCTATGGTACGTAGATGGGGCCAGTTTATATCtctatttcagatatattgtactgactctgctacatttttcaaatgctatagtTACTGGTGACTTtgtagattacatttttaaaaaactgagcttttaaaaTACACTGCATTGTTATACAGTAAATCAAACCACCCAACACTAAATAAAATGGCTAAATCAGATCAGCCTTTGccagctgtaaaataaaaatgtggctTGCATgttaatttattattaataatagtaCTGTTTTATTTGAACAATTGTAAAGGATTATATTTTAAGATAAACGTATTAATCCTTTCTTTATTGAATAAAGTGTCTACTTatctaataatatattattattttacactgtggtattgctaccaGTACTGGTAAAGGATCTTAATCATTTTTCCTAGCTAATGGGGCCAAAAGAGACCAGCCCTTGGTCTACAGTCTGTGGGGCTAAAATGGTCAAACCCCACAGCCCAGTAAGAATTAGATTCTTACTTTGAAGAGGATCATCTCCCCCAAGTATTGAAGGCTAGAACactaaatgaatgattttctaaCTGATTTTCTATCCATATTGTTGTAACCAACTGCTCTGAGGCCCTAGACCATCAGGGGGGTTAGAAGGATGTTGGGGTAAAATatagttttaaatatttatgtCCGTTTATATCTTAACCCCTAAAAGGAATTTAAATCCTCTTCAGTACAAGACGGTCAACGTCATCACTTTATTATAATTAAGCTAAATAAGTCTTAAAACAACATGGTGGGTCTTATGGGAGATGTAGAAGCTGGCGCAGGAAGAGAGGCGGAGCATCTTTAGTGAAACCTGAACCTAGCTACGTCCCACAGacgccatcttgccagtcagtTGTTTAGTGGAGACCAGCCCCTCTAAAAAAACTGCGCAGGTTCGCAGAGGCgtgttgttgttttcaaaaCGACTGAGGTTATGACTGGCGGGACTGAGTTtcacaaaagctacaataatAGCAAGGACTCTGATCCTAGCATGGATGTGGACATGGACTCTAGTCATATGGAAAGTGAGCGGGGTGAATTGGACAGTAACGTTAGTATTCAGGCTGCTTGCTCTTCCAACGGCAGTGGCGGGGAAGAGGACGATGCGGAGGCCATTGACCGTGTGAGAGAAGCCGGGGGCTCTAGTATTCATCACACCCCGGATAGAGGCGGAGTGTTCTGCAGCGGAAGGGAGCAGGAGGTCTCGGTCGAAATTGGAGAGACGTATTTATGTCAAAGAGCCGACAAGACATGGCGTGAGTGATGCCTCTGTATTGCCTGTTTCACTCCGAtttcagttagctagctaacgttagtaggttaacgttagctagctagttgcgcAGACTCCCCTGTTGTGTTTTGGGAGAAATCTACATTAAACTCTTAACATTTAGTGCAAGGTCTTATTGATGCCCTTGAAAACGTGGTTGTAAGACGTAATTCAACGATTTTTACAAAAGGCTCAGCTGGGCTTTCTGGACAATTCGGCATGGATCATATAACCATAACAGCATGCGAACCAATTCTAAAAGTTGATATTTCACTCGCGcaagtaggctaacgttacggtCTGGATGATTATTAGATTGCCGAATTGGATACAGGCTCAACACATACCAGGTCACGTTTTATCAGGCAAAATAATAAGTATGCTACCTCCTTTGCTAATAAGCAAGGAGGTATTCAAGTCGCATATATCTGAATGGTGATATGTCCTATATAGAACATATAGCTAAAGCTTGCATTTTTACCTAACAGAAATTACTTTGTTGGACAAAAGTCTCATTAACTAATGGAACTTGCTCTCTTTTCAGATACAGCAGAGGTTATTCAGTCCCGATTGAATGAACAGGAGGGCAGAGAGGAGTTCTATGTTCACTATGTAGGATGTGAGTACATCACTAGTTCTTGATATGCTGATAATTGCAATGAATATAAACATTTACATCGATATCATCAAAGTTGATTTAGATTGCTCCACCCTCAATTTGCTTGCTATTGATTTATTTCTTGCCCATATGGTCTCTAGCCCCTCACCTACTGCTTTACAATGATTCCTcatcttttttttgacatgcagTTAACAGACGCCTAGATGAGTGGGTGGGTAAAGCCCGCCTAGCACTCACCAAGACGGTGAAGGATGCAGTGAGGAAGAGCACAGAGATCGGAAGCGTCGGTGATTTGGGTGAACAGCCTGAAAGGAAGATCACTCGCAACCAGAAGCGCAAACATGATGAGATCAACCATGTACAGAAGGTAGAGACATTGGCAGTTACATAGATATTTCACACGGTTTGTGGGGACACTCTTGTGTTTTAAATGGTTGACGTTTATCTAATGGAGTTTTCCTTTACAGACATATGCAGAGATGGACCCAACAACAGCTGCCCTGGAGAAGGAGCATGAGGCGGTAAGgtggagtgtctgtgtgtctattagTTTCTCTTATTAAAAATTGCAAAAGTATAGAGCTAACATAACTACATTATTCTGCTGCTCTTTACACTCAGTTCACTCCTGCTGTGCCTTTTACCTTATTTGGTTAAACTGGCTTATGTTTTTaacttcttaaaatgtgttacTATCTTTGTGTGATGAAGATCATTTCCCTCATTGTACCACCTCGCTTGTCTGTCCCTTAGATCACGAAAGTGAAATATGTGGATAAGATCCAGATAGGAAACTTTGAGATTGATGCCTGGTACTTCTCGCCGTTTCCAGAGGACTACGGCAAGCAGCCCAAGCTGTGGATCTGCGAGTACTGCCTTAAATACATGAAGTACGAGAAGACCTTCAGGCATCATCTGGTCAGTGCAGCTTTCCCTTCAGTTTAGGATGTAGGCATATTACTATCTTTGTTTGAGTCTAATAATGGAGACATGACTTGTGAAatgaaatgtcttttaaaagtaacAGAGTCCTCATGAATGTCCTGAATTTTTACTCACATTTATTTTGGAAGTTAACTGTGGCCTTTCTTTGTGCCTCACATCTTTTACACATGTGAAACCCAAATCATATAAAGTTTATTACCAAAGTGAACATTAAGCCGTAATTTATGTTCATACATCCTGTGCAACCTGAACACAAGAAgtgaccttttttattttaataaattatataaattgGAAGCATAGTATTGCTGGAATTACAAAGCATATAAAATTGTTAAATGTAaagataagaaagaaagaaaatagaatTAGATTTTTGTCTCCTCAGTCCCACTGTCAGTGGAAGCAACCTCCAGGCAAAGAAATCTACAGAAGGAGCAACATATCAGTGTATGAAGTGGATGGGCGGGACCACAAGGTGAGCACACCTGGAAAGTCTATTCCACACCTGAAGGAGTAAGCTGTTTAATGCTAAATAATATGGATTCATCGGCTTCTGGTATCTGTGTCCCAGTCTATGTTTCTAGTGGAAATAAAACCAGATGCCATTTGAGTTTAAGAAAATCAGTTAATtatgtaagacttttttttttttttttgtgtgatgttGTGATTCATTGTTGGTCTTTGTTTGCAGATCTACTGTCAAAATCTTTGTCTACTAGCAAAACTATTTCTCGACCACAAGACGCTTTATTTTGACGTGGAGCCCTTTATCTTCTATATCCTCACTGAAGTCAACAAACAGGGAGCGCACATTGTCGGCTACTTCTCCAAAGTAAGACCTGTTTCTAGTGTTTTTCACTCAAGTCGATTGAAATATACTTTCCTAATTTAAATTTGGATACATTTCTGTTAGATTTCTCTTTAAAGGTAAACACAGACAGTTGTGTTCAACATGTATTCTTGAGGCCTGAGTAACATGCTACATGCATTaccttcctcataaaacattttgtaaagtaaataaatacatttaaactgGCATTTTTTACATCCATGTATTTCTTCATTCAATCACCTAGTGTAGTAatggtcaaaaactccacaggcaCCTTCATTCCCTTTGCATGATTGCAAGTTTGTTGAGGCTGTAGTATTATCACTAAATCTTGGAATCTCAATGTTTTGAATTCAGCAGAATCACACAGTAGGTGTAGAGAACCTCAAACTGGAATCATTAACATCTTaacttttgccttttttgtttttcaggagAAAGAGTCTCCAGATGGCAATAACGTGGCATGTATTCTTACGCTGCCGCCATACCAACGCAGAGGCTACGGAAAGTTCCTCATAGCTTTTAGTAAGTGAGAGACCATGACGGTAGCTGTAATGTGTATGTATCAGCACTACAACTAATGATTACTTTTCACTAATGATTAAATATTGTTaggtttttctatttcttaagTCTGTTAGTATAGGTTAGCTTATACACTGGCCAGAATGATAAATAATCATGACAGTTTACCAAAACCTACAATTTAATCTTTTGTTTAATGAcagcagccaaaaaaacaatgagacaaagaaaaacaagtcattttagTTAAATcagtttgtcatttttaaaggtccaatatgtaatacttacagctagtgtttaaaatagttactgcagtccaaatataaaatactggggagagagtcgtctccctcGCCCCCTCCTCCATAGACTCGGAAGTTCActgaggttgccaggttgagaacaCAGCatcaatgttgctagacgctagtCTTATTAAGTTAtttagatgctggctatgttggcagtcataaaagcccatgctcatgcggagctctgtacccgactGACAACCACCCTATCTTGGCTTAAAATTATAACAACAACCGCTAAAACATCacctcgccgtcctctctaCCTGACTGATAGCCACATTTTTATGGCTTAAAATTACGGCGACAGCCCCTAAAAACACCActacctcgccgtcctctctaCCCAACTGACAGTCACGCTTAAAATTATGGAAACAACTGCTAAAAACTGCGCAAACTCACGGCCCCCTCTACCGATTTACAGCCACCCTTTCTTGGATTAAAATAACTCCCCGTTtatcggctacggccgctgaacaggctacacgttgtaaccagccgtggcccgcttgcctgctCCTCTGGTAATGTTAGCAGTTAATGCGTGACCATtcgggatcacttcactggctgtgtctcaattgttttgcGAGTAACTAACTCGAGTAATGTTATTCTATaaaattcaatgtgagtacaggaatgttgaaatgactgaaaatgcccGTCCCAAGTAGCGGTGATAAGTTAGCCTTAAGCTGTTCAGGAGAAAATTAACCAAGTCTGGGTctttttgggctctaagctgtctccatctttcaaatacctCTCGAATATTTACCCGAGGTTTGTaacgtctctggtcatgcaactgttaaAAACATGCCAATGTTTTTTAGGTTGGGTAGAACCTATCTCCATcgttgtttgtttgctgcctcCATGGCTGAACTACAACTGTAGCGTGCTGGGTTTgcatttttacaggtatatctggcaacctggATGGGCTGTCAGAatgggcagttgataccaacgcacaggccaaaacacagacagacagacagacattccatcacggaatggaaatttcaaaggagaaaaatactggctttagcattgttgtcagaaaagatagtatttcagcttagcatgttaccttaatatctga
It encodes:
- the kat8 gene encoding histone acetyltransferase KAT8 isoform X1, with protein sequence MTGGTEFHKSYNNSKDSDPSMDVDMDSSHMESERGELDSNVSIQAACSSNGSGGEEDDAEAIDRVREAGGSSIHHTPDRGGVFCSGREQEVSVEIGETYLCQRADKTWHTAEVIQSRLNEQEGREEFYVHYVGFNRRLDEWVGKARLALTKTVKDAVRKSTEIGSVGDLGEQPERKITRNQKRKHDEINHVQKTYAEMDPTTAALEKEHEAITKVKYVDKIQIGNFEIDAWYFSPFPEDYGKQPKLWICEYCLKYMKYEKTFRHHLSHCQWKQPPGKEIYRRSNISVYEVDGRDHKIYCQNLCLLAKLFLDHKTLYFDVEPFIFYILTEVNKQGAHIVGYFSKEKESPDGNNVACILTLPPYQRRGYGKFLIAFSYELSKLESAVGSPEKPLSDLGKLSYRSYWSWVLLEILRDFRGTLSIKDLSQMTSITQSDIISTLQSLNMVKYWKGQHVICVTPKLVEEHLKSAQYKKPPITVDTMCLKWAPPKNKQAKLSKK
- the kat8 gene encoding histone acetyltransferase KAT8 isoform X2, whose amino-acid sequence is MTGGTEFHKSYNNSKDSDPSMDVDMDSSHMESERGELDSNVSIQAACSSNGSGGEEDDAEAIDRVREAGGSSIHHTPDRGGVFCSGREQEVSVEIGETYLCQRADKTWHTAEVIQSRLNEQEGREEFYVHYVGFNRRLDEWVGKARLALTKTVKDAVRKSTEIGSVGDLGEQPERKITRNQKRKHDEINHVQKTYAEMDPTTAALEKEHEAITKVKYVDKIQIGNFEIDAWYFSPFPEDYGKQPKLWICEYCLKYMKYEKTFRHHLSHCQWKQPPGKEIYRRSNISVYEVDGRDHKIYCQNLCLLAKLFLDHKTLYFDVEPFIFYILTEVNKQGAHIVGYFSKEKESPDGNNVACILTLPPYQRRGYGKFLIAFSYELSKLESAVGSPEKPLSDLGKLSYRSYWSWVLLEILRDFRGTLSIKDLRPSSLSFSSAR